One part of the Solanum dulcamara chromosome 3, daSolDulc1.2, whole genome shotgun sequence genome encodes these proteins:
- the LOC129881696 gene encoding protein NRT1/ PTR FAMILY 5.2-like has translation MMTEELEKRGGNIGGEDYTQDGTGDLKGRPVLRSKTGKWRACYFIVGYEVFERMAFYGISTNLVIYLSNKFHEGTVKSSNNVTNWVGTVWLTPLIGAYIADAHLGRYTTFLISSAVYLVGMCLVTLSVTLKSLRPPSCGKGIKDIDCTKRASAFQIGIFYCALYIIAIGTGGTKPNISTMGADQFDDFDPKEKFQKLSFFNWWMFSIFLGTLFSNTFLVYLQDNVGPGIGYGLPTAGLAVSIMVFLLGTRYYRHKTPSGSPFTRIAQVLVSAARKWKVVVPNDPKELHELRLEEYTNSAGIFRIDHTPSLRTLDKAAVKTGPSSPWTLCSITQVEEAKQMIKMLPILIATFIPSTMLAQTHTLFIKQGTTLKRGIGPKFEIPPASLTAFITISMLITIVVYDRFIIPILRRYTKNPRGITLLQRLGVGLILHIIVMLTASFVERKRLSVAREHGITEKKQIVPLPISVLFPQFVLMGVADNFVEVAKLEFFYDQAPNSMKSLGTAYATTSLGVGYFLSSFLLSTVADVTKKRGHKGWILDNLNISHLDYYYAFYAVLSFINFLFFMIVARLFVYNTEINKTNKELQEAMQPSLSKSIIEEDKAPQSNTLLV, from the exons ATGATGACTGAAGAATTAGAAAAAAGAGGTGGGAATATTGGAGGTGAAGATTATACACAAGATGGGACTGGTGACCTCAAAGGTAGACCTGTGCTCAGATCCAAAACTGGCAAATGGAGAGCTTGTTATTTCATTGTTg GGTATGAGGTATTTGAGAGGATGGCATTCTATGGAATATCAACAAATCTGGTGATTTATTTAAGCAACAAGTTTCATGAAGGCACTGTCAAATCTTCAAACAATGTTACTAACTGGGTTGGTACTGTTTGGTTGACTCCCCTTATTGGTGCTTACATTGCTGATGCTCATCTTGGTCGTTACACGACTTTTCTAATCTCTTCTGCTGTTTACCTTGTG GGAATGTGTTTGGTGACACTGTCTGTTACATTGAAATCCTTGAGACCTCCGAGTTGTGGCAAAGGAATCAAAGACATAGACTGCACTAAAAGGGCTTCTGCTTTCCAAATTGGCATATTCTATTGTGCTTTATACATAATTGCTATTGGAACTGGTGGAACCAAGCCTAATATATCAACAATGGGTGCAGATCAGTTTGATGATTTTGATCCTaaagaaaaatttcaaaagCTTTCCTTTTTCAATTGGTGGATGTTTAGCATATTTCTTGGAACTCTATTCTCCAACACTTTCCTTGTATACTTGCAAGACAATGTCGGTCCAGGTATTGGTTATGGCCTTCCAACTGCTGGACTTGCTGTGTCTATCATGGTGTTCTTGTTAGGCACTCGTTACTATAGACACAAAACTCCTTCGGGGAGTCCATTCACTAGGATTGCTCAAGTTCTTGTCTCTGCTGCTAGGAAGTGGAAGGTGGTTGTCCCTAATGACCCAAAGGAACTTCATGAGCTGAGATTGGAAGAATATACTAACTCTGCAGGAATCTTCAGAATTGATCATACCCCTTCTCTAAG GACTCTTGACAAGGCAGCAGTGAAAACAGGGCCTAGTTCACCTTGGACACTTTGTTCAATCACCCAAGTTGAAGAAGCTaagcaaatgataaaaatgCTACCAATACTTATAGCAACTTTCATACCAAGCACAATGCTAGCACAAACACATACCCTCTTCATTAAACAAGGTACAACTTTGAAGAGAGGAATCGGTCCAAAGTTTGAAATTCCTCCAGCATCTCTTACAGCCTTCATAACAATCTCCATGTTAATCACCATAGTTGTCTATGATCGCTTCATTATACCTATTCTTAGAAGATACACAAAGAACCCGAGGGGGATCACATTGTTGCAAAGACTAGGGGTTGGCCTTATCTTGCATATCATAGTCATGCTTACAGCCTCCTTCGTCGAAAGAAAAAGGCTTAGTGTAGCAAGAGAACATGGAATTACTGAGAAAAAACAGATTGTTCCGCTACCTATTTCTGTTCTGTTTCCCCAGTTTGTATTAATGGGAGTTGCTGATAACTTTGTGGAGGTTGCGAAACTTGAGTTTTTCTATGACCAGGCACCAAATAGTATGAAAAGCCTTGGGACTGCATATGCTACAACTAGCTTGGGTGTTGGCTATTTTCTGAGCAGCTTTCTACTATCAACTGTGGCAGATGTAACCAAAAAAAGGGGGCACAAAGGGTGGATTTTGGACAACCTCAATATCTCTCATTTGGATTATTATTATGCATTTTATGCTGTCTTGAGCTTTATcaactttcttttcttcatGATTGTAGCAAGACTCTTCGTTTATAACACCGAGATCAACAAAACCAACAAAGAGTTGCAGGAGGCCATGCAACCCTCACTTAGCAAGTCAATAATCGAAGAAGACAAGGCACCTCAATCAAATACCTTACTAGTGTAA